A segment of the Trifolium pratense cultivar HEN17-A07 linkage group LG7, ARS_RC_1.1, whole genome shotgun sequence genome:
GTGAATTAGTTTGTCATGTTTCTGGATAACTCATGAAAAATTACGTACCAGTAAGGTAGAACCAACTCTGGTTTGAATGAGAATGGAATTAAGCATTTCCAAACCTACCAAAATTACAGCATTTCTATAATGCATAACTTTTATGTCTAAAATTCTATTTATCCTAATTCCTAATGTTAGgacttttgtttatttttctagTTGAACATTTTTATCTTTAGTTTTGTATAAAGAGCTTTTCACTTGTAGTTAGTTTAATTTAGTTCATGCATAAGCTGATTTAGAACCAAATTTGttaaatttgaccaaattgcTTAGCATCTAAGAAAGTTAGAGAAAGTATATATCTTTTATGCTTTCATGTGACCCTTATCACTAGCATTCCCTCTGCCTCTTTAATTTTCCATATCCTCAAAGATAAATGAGAAAGTACCATATTTGTTAGAATgcttttatcaaatttttttttattgccttACAAACTCAACACTTCCCAATAATTCTCCTTtggtaaatttatttttaacatacTCTAGAAATATGTTCATTTtaataaagaatttaatttatatgcaccgtcggtgtaaagttattttgcacatgcgtccaataaaaaactgacacatcatgtatggtcattaaaaacacatgatgtgtcacattcattataTGACGTGGCAatgcgtcattggatgtatgtgtaaaaataatttacaccaacggtgcacaacaattaaactctttaatAAAACCTTTCTTCATTAGGACAAAAtacatttgattttttaatttctttttgcttatatttcatTACGGAGAGGGAGTAATTCGCTAAAGTGATCAGAGAACCATTTTATCTAAGTTTGTGAATAATTCACGGAAAATTAGTAACGAAGAGGTATAGAAGCTACATTGGTTTGAATGAAAATGGAACTGAGCATTTGTAAACCTAACAAAATTACAGCATTcctataattatatttatccTAATTCCTAAAATTATTTGGGTTTGTGCCCATATTAGAATTTCCCATTCCTAATATTAggaatttttgataatttttctaGTTGGTCATGCTGCCAGTTCAAATGAACAATTGAGTTGTTCTGATTCCATCAGCATATCACTTCACATTACACAATATTGTCGTCTATTAAGTGTATTTTTTACCTTTTATCCAATGTTAAATTATTCATTTCTTgttattaaattgattttaattttaaatatcatTATCATGTTTTGTATTGTTTCCATCTTCTCAAGGTTTAGAAGCTGGTTCTATTTTTAAAAGCTAATCTCTGTCACTACTGTGAGGTACCTAGAAAAGATCCATATGGACCTAATCAAAATAAACCTGTGAAGATTTTCTGTCTCAATCTTACACAATGTAGGTAAGTTCAATTCCTAGACTTATATGTATACCTCTTTTCAAACCAGTAAGTCACCCTTAAGAGGTTGACCTCTCtggacaaatattttttcatacgcACCGGCCAAGGATATATAGAACCGAGGACCAAATACGTACTTAAGGGGCCCAAGTATCTACGACTTGTGTCATACTATATTGGTAATTTCAATTAAGTTTAATTAAACCCGACAAATTAATTTGTAAGGTGATAACTATTCAACACTCATCAGAAAAGGATTGCACGCATTTACTGCATGCCGCTGTAATGATTTTCAGCCGTCCGATTTAGAATCAAAGGTAGAGATCATTTAGTactgactttttaaaaatataatatgagaCGTCTGACTATAAATAGATGGTTGAGATATATTATTGTAAGAAACCGTGTACTTTTTGGACAGCCGGAATCCTGGTTCACACTTATCACCAAAATTGTTACCATATTACTATCCAATGTGAGACACTTAAATTAATTGTGTTCATGTTCGTGTAAGAATTATTTGTTCAATCATGTTCATTTTTGAGATGTTTAATGAGAGGGTCAAGTCAAGACAGACTAGcaaacaacaaaagatagaGTCATGTTATGAATTTTTCCacttaattttttcttctttctaacAATGCCTAACCAATCTAACCAGCTCCAATCATCACCTTCAGAATTACAACAATGATCCTAAACTTCTaacaaaaatgataaactaCGATAATCATCGATCAATTAGAGGGAACATGGTAGTATTTGCCTTTACAAATGCATCGGTAAACGATAGGGCAAGACTCTGCCATCGAGCACTTGCTAAAACCCACCATGACCCTCTTGCAGGGTGAACATGGTCCACATGCATGGGAACAATCCGGTATGGTCGAACCGGTTGGGTAGAGTTCCATTCCAGCATTGTCTTGTCTTGCTTCGTCCTACAAAATCACAAACATGTAAAAAATTACTTCCTTGACACAAGTGAAGTGAGCTACAATATACAATGTTGAAACTAATTGTTTCATACCTTTTTGTCTCTAATTGACGCTTTCTCATCTTGCAAACCCATCAGCTTACctaaaaaatgagaataaaaaagaaatgtcAAATACTCGGTCAATAATACTTTATTAACCAAGACGATAACACTGACAAGTGCCAGACACTTTCAATTAGAAGTGTTAGTGCTATCGTGCCTGTGTCAACCCAAGTCAATAACATAGACATATATTATATCTTTTGCCctcaatttttttaagctttaCATGATACTAGCACACTTATGCTTGAGGTCACTATGACAAAAACAATGTAACATCATGTATTACTATACTACTTTCAAATTTATGTAAATTATAATACATGTCACTTACCATGAATTGGGATCACCCTAAGGCTCCAACCAATAGACAATACGGTGAAgaaaatcacaaataaaaatgatttgtgGGCTCCAAGTGAGTATGTGCTCATATTTTTTAAGTgtagcttaaaatcaatttttcctaAGTAGAGAAAATGTAGACTAGCTAGAAAATGTTGGGGGGTATACTATATGAAGAGTGACCATGtaagattattattatataagcaAGAAGATTCAAAGGGTTCTTATTAAATGTCCAACAAGATCCATATCTGCCACATTTCACATGATCCACGATATTCTATTAAATACTACTACTTCACAAGTTTTGGTTTGTACTAtagaaataaatatgaaatatgaaacaaaaataaaaaatcagtatGGTATGTCATAAACTATAAATGAAGAGAGCATCTAAATTTGGatatataataatttcaatttgttttgatataGTATACAATATGGAATGTTGGGTTTAGCTTATCAAATGAAAGGGAAATTTGAAGTGGAGGACCGGGAAAATATTGTTTGAATGGTGATACTATATATTAATTGAAACATGCTTCACAAGTGAATATGACTGACAAATCATCCTTCTCATATATATGAATATTTAATGTGTATTTAATTCAACAAGTTTCgaaattttaattattgatcAGACTGTGGAGGAAAAATATATAGCAACATATGTGTAGGGGGGCCATATCTCGGGATGTAATTATTCAAATTGAGTGATGTTCTTCAAGAGGTGAAGGTATTAGATTTCTTAAACAAATAAGGTATGTCAAATATTAAAGATTAAATTAATGTTAGAAagatgattttaatttttatgtttttaatgtaTTAAGTGCATAAATTTCAAGATAAAACAtattagtatgcttaactagtgtctcGAAGACACTGTTTAACCTATCCCTTTATTTATGGGTTCGAAACTTCTTAcctaaacataataataataaataattagtaaaaatactttaGATTAAATTTAAATGTTAGACCTTTCATGTTTGTAAAAGGCATAACATATATCATGTTTGCTAGGTATGTCTCCTTTCACAGAACACTTTTTCTCACTTACCTCGACCTTTGGTTTTCTAGGGATGTTGATCCATTTCACCTCCGCAGGTTGTTTTGAGTAATCGATTACCTTTTAGAATCTTATAACATTGCATCTTTCAGGTTTCTTTATCTTGATCTCATTCACTCCAGGAGTGGATCTTACCGCTACTTTGCAGAACCGTCCCCATCTTCTGACCCAAAGGTCTTCGTTCTTCACATTAGCGATATCAATTACTGGATGTGGTTTCTTTTTCAGTTCTAAGTTTGTAAGTCCCGCTTCCAGCTCTTCCATTGTCATCTTCATTTTCCATCCCGGGGTTTTGGGTTCCCTAGCATCTATCCTGCAGCACCAGTCATTCTTACCTTGAATGTAAATCAATTGTTCTTCATTTCTCATTCTTAGCTTTAGCACTTCTTTCTCCATGTCGATAATAGCACGGCTGGTCGCCAGAAAGGGTCTCCCGAAAATGATTGGAACATCAACATCCTCTTCTATATCAACGATAATGAAAGTCAATTGGGAAGAGTAGGTTTTTGACTTTCACCAGGACATCTTCATAAATCCACTCGGGCGTAGAACTGACTAATCTTCTAgcacgattttttttttatagtttgtATCGAGCTTCCCAATCTCCAATTTCTTTACGAACTTTAGCGGCATCAGAATGATGCTAGAGCCTATGTCACAAAGGGCTCTTCCTTGTACCTTTCCCAGACAGAAGGGGATAGTAAATGTTCCAGGGTCCCGTTGCTTAGGGGGGTTTTCTTTCTATATTCCGGTTTTCAGCTTGAGTTTCTTTATGGTATTCTTCTAGTTCATCCATAAACTCGTCATATGCTTCCTCCAGAGTCATCCCTAGTTGTTTGAACCATTTCTGAAAGTGTCTTAGCTCATCTTCATCCTTCTCCCGCTTGTCTTTTGTCTTTTCAACTCTTTCTCCAATAGCCTTACATACTTCCATTGTAGTATTATCAACTGTATTTCCAGCATAGTCTTTCGAGAAGTTCGTGATTAGATTGGTTAACTGCCCTATCTGAGTCTCCAGATTCTTGATTGAGGCTCCTTGATTGACTGTAGTTGATTGCATATTCTCGAAATTTGTCTGGCTTATCTTGACAAATTGGTTGAATGCCTCCTCAAAAGGTGATGGTTTTCGTGGCTATTGGGCCCGTTGTGTTTGAGCAGAGCTTTGGTTCCACCTAGGATTCTGATCTCTCCAACTTGAGTATGGACTTGGTCGTCCCATGAATTTAGCGTGCTCTTCTTCAGAGATTCCTTCAGGGATGCAATATCCATTAGGATGATTCTCCTGACATAAGTCACACATTTCATGAACTTTCTTCACCTCGACCCCTTGGGTGGCCTTTTCCAGCTTCCTTTTTAGTAGGTCTATCTCCATTTGATAAGCAGCCTCTTTGTCTATTTGCAGCATTCCAGCAGGTTTAGAGGTTCGGTCGTTGCTCATGTTGTATTCGTTTTGGCACATTTGTTCAATGAGCTCATTCACTTCTTATGCTGTTTTTGCGTTGATCGATCCTCCAGATGAGGCGTCAAGGTGCATCCTGTGTTGTATGCGCATTCCTCCGGTGAAGATTTGCATCAACTCCATTAGATCAAGACTATGGTTAGGACACTTTCTTTTAAGTAGGTTGAAGCGCTCATAGGCTTCTCCTAGCGTTTCATTTTCATGCTGCTTGAAGTTCATTATGTCTACCTTTCTCTTCTGAAACTGGTTGTGGGTGAAAAAGCGTTCCAGAAACTTGTCTTCCAGCTCCTTCCACGTCTGGATGGTTCCACTAGGTAAGCACTGTAGCGATTCTTTTGTCGTACTTGTCAAGGAAAAAGCGAACAGTGATAGCTTTTTCTGATCTTCAGTGGTCGTTTCAGACACCTTTTGTATTTGGAAGGTCTCGGAGAATTGGGTGAGATGGTCCCATGGGTCTCGATTAGCTCTCCCATCAAACTGTTTCTCCCGTAATCCTGCTAGGACGTTACCCTTGACGTCAAAGTTGACTGGGTTGGCAGGTCGGAAACCAAGAGATATCTGCTCAGTGTCAGATCTCTTGCAGTAGTCTCCCATTATTCGTCTAAGTTGGGCGGCCATAgcttctctcttctttctttatCTTAGATTCTTCCTTAAGGTTCTTTCCGGTTCTGGGTCGTACTTGATGACTCCTAAATCTGTTTCCTGCATGCACTAAGGTAGATACCTTTAGCAGCACAGTTTAAAGTATTATTTTTGATTGTTCTTGTGTGCAATAATCTAACCACAGGGATTCCCAGGTAATAGAGGTGGTTCAGTTTGTGTCCTTTTGTACGTAGTCATGTGGTACGTTTAGGTAGATGGATATTCTCTTTTGGCTTTCTTGTCTTTATGATGTGAATACTTATTTTGGCCTCATATTATACATCCTTAGTGATGTTTTTTTGTTATGTTGTGGTATATATGTGTTGATTTGAGAGATTGTTTTGAATTTCCCTGCTAaatatattagtattaatatttttttaatcaattttgcAGTTGGAAAGGTAGTTCCTTCACTTAGGTGCAAAATTTATGAGCTCAAAAGAACAGTTATTCGATAAGAATTTGGTTACATTGAACACAAGTGGAAGTGTTGATGATCTTCCACCAATCATTGACTGGAGAGTGAAGGGAGCTGTCACGGAAGTCAGAAACCAATGCAATTGTGGTAATTTTTCTAACTTTAGAATATTAACAATTACATTCTTATAGAGCATTGGaatcaataaaattatactTTAAATCATTGCAATTGAAATTTGtcattttttgaaatatattaatgaaaaaggattagtgttttattttgtgattaattaattttatttataatatattgtaGGATGTTGTTGGGCTTTTGCAGCAGTCGCAGCTGTTGAAGgaattaatcaaattaaaacGGACGTATTGCAGACACTTTCACCACAAGAGTTGGTTGATTGCGACGAAGGAAGTCAAGGATGTATTATAGGGTGGTTAGACTCGGGTTTTaggtatataataaaaaatcaaggTTTAGCTAGAGAAGTCGATTATCGGTATGTAGCAATGAAGGGAGCTTGTCGTAGGGTGGAAAACCGATTTGGTAAGATAACCGGTTATGGACTAGTAGGTTCGAATGAAGATTACCTTCAACATGCTGTTGCAAATCAACCGATCGCGGTTAACGTGGCTGAAAATCCCATTCAAAAATAACAATTGGCATTCAGTTACTGTTGTTGGTTACGGTACAGAACAATCTGGAATTAAATACTGGATCATTAAAAATTCATGGGGAAAGGAATGGGGTGAAGGAGGTTATATGAGGATGAAGATGATTGGTGGTTGGGGTTTATGTGGAATTGCATTGAACGGTGTCTACCCTATAATGAACTGAAGCTAAGTGAAAAATATGTCAAAAGTTTAACTctgttttaaaatttagttataataattatttaatatatttattttaatacgcACGCATGCATGCACACGTGAGTGCACGCCgcacgcgcgcacacacactaagttaaaaataaataaaaatagtatccCTAGAATTTTGGTGCGTTGTGCGGTCGCCCTTCTGAAACACCCTTCAGAATCCTCATACTTTGACTATACGAAGAAAAATGAAGCAAAAGACCAAGATTATCCGTACAAGGAAAAGGAGGGTGAGTCTATTGGCAAAATAGAACGTGCTCCAAAAATAACTAGTTATGTAAGAGTAGCACCCGGTGAACAGAACCTACTTGAAGTTGTGGCACAACAACCGATCACAATTACAATTGCTAttgatgattaattttttttttgtcaattagtttagtactagaaatttcaccctggataagtgagatgactaGGGTTCGAACTCCAACCCCCTCATTTATAACGCAGTGTCTCTACCAGCTGAGTTAAACTCATTTGACAAAAGTGAAATATTCGGGAATGGTCCATGTTGACCCAAAAGAAACCCTTTCATTTAACCATGCGGTTACAGTGATTGGGTATGGAGGGACAGGAGAAAATTCTTATTGGCCGATTAAAAATTCCCATGGTGAAAATTGGGGTGAGAAGGGGTACATGAGACCGAAACGGCAAGGTGATTCTCGTCTTCCTATACTATAAAAGTAACCATAACCTCTATATATaacttaaaagtaaaatttcatcacacatcatatttcaaaaatttcaccacgATAATTATGGATCGTAAAtctgtgaatcaatataaaaaacgAGAATATTTAATGGACCATGTGATATTAAAATCCCATTCAAAAATAACAATTGGCATTCAGTTATTGTTGTTGGTTACGGTACAGAACAATCTGGAATTAAATACTGGATCATTAAAAATTCATGGGGAAAGGAATGGGGTGAAGGAGGTTATATGAGGATGAAGATGATTGGTGGTTGGGGTTTATGTGGAATTGCATTGAACGGTGTCTACCCTATAATGAACTGAAGCTATCCATTATTTAAGGTATACTAAAGTTATTAAGTGAAAAATATGTCAAAAGTTTaagtttgttttaaaatttagttataataattatttaatatatttattttaatacgcACGCATGCACGCACACGTGAGTGCACGCCGCACGCGCGCACACCCactaagttaaaaataaataaaaatagtatccCTAGAATTTTGGTGCGTTGTGCGGTCGCCCTTTTGAAACACCCTTCAGAATCCTCATACTTTGACTATACGAAGAAAAATGAAGCAAAAGACCAAGATTATCCGTACAAGGAAATAAGAGTGTCATTTATAGGACATATTAGGGGacaaacctacacaataatgaaCATTCATTACATATGATTCATAACGGTGGTCATGTTTTATATTTGAGCtcattatttatcaaaattgatAATTAACCTCTTCATGTTAATCatcaaaagataaaaatgatGACATTTTCTGTTAATAGTAAAATCATACATTATATCTGTCCAAAATAGACCATTCTGTATGCAATAGGATATAATAAaagtttaagtttattttaaaatttagttataataatttttaatttagttataataattatttaatatatttattttaatacggACGCACGTATGCACACGCGAGTGCTGCCGCACGCGCGCGCATAcactaatttaaaataaaaatggataaGTGTACAATGCACATAATATTAAGATAACTGTGATTGTATTAATCTTCATAGCCATATATATGCTTTGGAATGGTGTGAGGATAATGAACATAACGTTCTATTATTTATACATGAAAAGAATACTATATATGTATGGGAGATTAACAATTCAATACGACTAAGAAATGTATGTAAAAGGTAATAACCGTCATCTGCATTCTCACTATAGTGGTTTTGGAGTTGATAATGGTCGTAGAATATAAAAATTTACTGTATCAATTTATTGTATATTGATTAGCAAATCATGCATGTTAATGAGTCAACCATGACTCAACAtcattgtataaaaaaaaaaaaaagaatatgtcAAAAATGCTTTCTAGTACCAAATATATACAAGCAAatgtttaatttgaaatatacaATATTCAAGATAAACAcgtctgtttttttttttgacataagatAAACACGTCTGTTATTATTAGCAAATAGTGTTAATATAGTCAACATAACATTTTCTCAATCTTGCCGTGATACTTATTTTATATAATCTATTTATTACGGTAGTAAAATGTGTTACGTGGGGATGACATATCTCTTAACCGTGAATCGTTGTGTTATTATTGTACGAAGACTTTGGCACAATGATATCCATCTATGGATTATCAATCACATCGTTCCTAATTAGTAGcgaataaaaatattaaacatttATTCAAGTTACACACCTTAATAACTTTCATATACAATTTGTTATTGTGGTGagtataattcaattttttattttttattttctatatagacaatgtaatatatattaagtattatgaaattaaatttaaattttaatacatACATAACCtactttgacaaaaaaattcttcatttatttttaaatttccaACCATGCAATATTTTATGgaagaatttgaaattcaactCTTTAACCTTTGTTCACCTTCTATGTAACCCACTTTGCCTCCCCGGTTGAAGTATTAACTGCACCGAGGGACCCTACTTGTAAATATCGGAGATATCGGAGATTTTTAgaccaaatattatatttttccttGGGGCATATATTGAGGAAGGAAAATGTTATTTAGACATaatgttttaacaaaaatacaacaaaactaaattttttgttttttttaatatttgttgcaCACCTCGATATTCATGATGTAAGTGAAAAAAGTACGATATTCGTGATGTGAGTGGAGATTTGTAAAGTTATTAAaggttataaaatatttcggtaTTACGATAAATTCTATATAGTTAATACAGTTTTGAGTGTAACAAATTATTTTACGTGTGAGGAGCTCCTAATATGGTCCCCAATTTTTTGGGTCCACCAATGGTCCTCCCAAAATGACCTTCTATAACAGGTTTGTTTAAAAATATTGGTGGGTCCCataaaacttgaaaaataaaaataagatttttttcttttaagtgtTAATGGTTGATTACATTTATACCCTTATAACTAAATCTAGATCTAAGTGAAAATCATCTTCTTCCCTCTCTATTTGAAAACcagtttttgaaaaaattgcaaCCATTTTTAAGGAGTAATGTTTTTTTGGTGCTGTTTTTGTTTCCAAATTGTCTGTAGTATTGTTTGCCTGCGTCATTTTGTTCCTTAATGTAGGTGTTGTGTTCTTGGTTGTTGTAAGTGGTGTGGTGTGAGTATGtggtttttgttttatgttagtCAATCAAAACGGGTCATTCAAAAATCGGGTTATGTTATTCATGTTCATTCTCCAATCattgtaatttttatatttgcataacagtgaggaaaaaaaatggaaatattgtaattttttagaTTCCAAAACAATGATGAACAAATcaatattatttgatttttcaagAAGACCATTGAAGAGACTGCACCACCACTGACAAACAACACAGTAACAATGAAGAAGACAAACACGATAATCAACCATTCTCCACTTAATAAAAAACTTACgttttatttttgagcttttgTGGGACCCACAactaataaaatagtaaaaccTGTTGTAGGAGGTCAATTTGAGAGGAGTACCGGTGGACCTCAAAAAATGAGGACCATATTAGGGCTCCCTATGAATCATattaaagaaaacacaaaatgaGAAGATATATCCCACGTTGATACCTCACAGCCCCACTTGAAAAActagattttatttttcctgAAAGAAAGAATAACAAAGGATTCTAGCAGCTGCATTcttattactttgtttttactttttacaataaataatcatcaataaaaaactcataataaaatttatagttttGTAAACATTATATtaccaagaaaaataataagCTCGCCGTTGATGCAGTGGTATTGATCACGATCACCCCTATATGAGCCTCAGGATGCATCTAAGAAACTCTCCCTGTACTTTTCTTCCAATATGGAAATATGAACCTttgaacttaaaaataaaaatattcacaaAAGATGCAAACTAACTAAACAGCGGAGCGTTGGCACTTGGCAGATTCGGAGGGAATCTACATCGACAGTCAAATCATCAGGTAGAAGTACTTCCCTAGGTTCCCTAGGATTGGTAGGATCTTCAAGTTGATAACATGATTGAGCTATTTCATCCAGTCCATTCTTGCCCATCAGAGGTCATTGTTTATGTTCAATATGGATCTCAAAACAGCCGTTTGTAGATACCCCAAATTAGAATCCTCTCACTTCACAGGACGTACACCAACGGTTTTCACACGAAAACGGTATTGGGGAAAAGATTCATCGTCTTCATCGTCATTATCATCTTCACTAGAATCATCGTCAACACTGTCCCATCGTGCGTAGTCGAGGGCTGAATGCCCTTTTGGTTTTGGAATTGTTTGCCATCCTTTGGATTGTTGCTCGGCTGATTCCCTGTTTTGATCATTAGGAACTATATGCTCTGTCGTTGACTTTTTAGGCTCATAGTTTTTATCTCTTCCCTGTTTGGATGAAAACTTGGGGTCTGTTTCTTTAGGAGCACATTCAATGCTAGTAACACCTTTACCAAGCTCACCCTTTTGAACTGTCCTAACAGTAGAAGCTGCCACGTGTACCTGTCGCATTTCTTccttcttttcttctcttttttgcATCACCTCAGCTTTCTCATCTTCCTGTTCCTCAAACTCCTCTTCTGACTCGGGTATTGGAGCAAGTGACTTTCCTTGATCAAGGAAAAAAGTACCATTTCTTAGTACCAGCTGACAGTATATTAATTACAAGAATGAAATTCTAGGCCAAATTTAAAAGATTAGTGCATCCACTTTTCACTACCCTCTTTATTCTCCCACTTCTACTTTTCCTCTCTTCATTTCTCCTCCTATGTCTTTCTACACACACGTGCGCGCACACACACCTTAAGTTCCGTTCTTTTTAACTAACATAACTTTGGTTTGTCTTTTagctttaactatttattttaacaTGTACTTAATGAGTGTCCCCACTATCAACAAAATGAGAAAGGACATgggaaattaaagaaaataccTAAAAAACTACTCATTAATCACTAAGAACCTTCAAACCTAGTTGCCACCTGTACAATGCATGCATCTGaacagaaaaaaataaaagaaggaaCAACACCCTACCAACTGTGTCTTCAGGCGAGCATGAAGATTTTGATAGACCTCAGATGATGGATTCAACTCCAAGAGTCTGTTGACATCAAAAAGTGCTGAATGATACTCCTTCAAAGTCACCAGTGTTTGAGCCCGCAACATCAATGCTCCGCTGTGATTGCTATCAAGCTCAAGCACCGAGGTACATTCTTCTGCTGCCTGAAATGACAGTAACCATCATTTATTGCATCCAAAAAAACAACTATTAGACTGCAAATCTTTCATATAAAGCTTACAACTATGAAGAGAAACCGACAAGAAAGGGCATCATTTCAAAGTATGAGATCAAAACAAATTTTTCACATTTTAATATGCTTGACCAGGATCAGATACAGGTTTAGAGCTCAAAAAGGGTTCTCAAAAGTACAGCCAAACGTAGTGTGAAACGGTATGCAGGTATTAACTTGCAGTTTGAAGGTGAGAAGTATTAACATATGTACAGTTAAACAGGATGATTCTTCCTAAGGATAGTTAAGGTGCCATTAACAAAAGACATTTTGTTCTTGGAGATGAGTATGTGCATCAATCGGATCCAAGATTGTAAATTTCAATCTTGTTACTGATGTGTAAGATGATGTCAAATCGCTTCCTGCCACCAATGTTCAACCCTCTTGCAACCAACATTAATCGATCTTCAGGTCAAGACAACAGATGTGTGGGTTATGGCTTTAGAGGTCATGG
Coding sequences within it:
- the LOC123893940 gene encoding protein unc-45 homolog A: MASNKIERGHQMYRDGLYKEALGFYTEAIAMAKTNPQKIALHSNRAACFLKLHHFKKAAEECTSVLELDSNHSGALMLRAQTLVTLKEYHSALFDVNRLLELNPSSEVYQNLHARLKTQLSLAPIPESEEEFEEQEDEKAEVMQKREEKKEEMRQVHVAASTVRTVQKGELGKGVTSIECAPKETDPKFSSKQGRDKNYEPKKSTTEHIVPNDQNRESAEQQSKGWQTIPKPKGHSALDYARWDSVDDDSSEDDNDDEDDESFPQYRFRVKTVGVRPVK
- the LOC123896402 gene encoding vignain-like: MSSKEQLFDKNLVTLNTSGSVDDLPPIIDWRVKGAVTEVRNQCNCGCCWAFAAVAAVEGINQIKTDVLQTLSPQELVDCDEGSQGCIIGWLDSGFRYIIKNQGLAREVDYRYVAMKGACRRVENRFEQSGIKYWIIKNSWGKEWGEGGYMRMKMIGGWGLCGIALNGVYPIMN
- the LOC123893939 gene encoding protein EPIDERMAL PATTERNING FACTOR 2-like; amino-acid sequence: MSTYSLGAHKSFLFVIFFTVLSIGWSLRVIPIHGKLMGLQDEKASIRDKKDEARQDNAGMELYPTGSTIPDCSHACGPCSPCKRVMVGFSKCSMAESCPIVYRCICKGKYYHVPSN